The following proteins are encoded in a genomic region of Hymenobacter siberiensis:
- a CDS encoding peptidoglycan D,D-transpeptidase FtsI family protein encodes MTLAPWKTCLVACVLMLTACSSPAQQAEVLVPDSSLGPLTPRRDVSEAPWRGRVLDRNDSVLVATRPVYLLTLPVRPPLDSAGLNRLLGWRDSALWHRISAALPYEGARPKGGVKLLLTNAEAEKIRKRQKEWPMLRLTQQTMRTYTTSTGAPVLGYAADQAQAFLRSAQRYRRGRFYRLRNGGVESYYNGLLNGRRGIRHPLLDSTGQERGNWAADTAFQQGQDLHLSLDARLQAYAESLIGGRKGYLVALDPRTGEILCFVSGPTFSARTLTAPDQAGVRAKLLESEDMPLMNRPAMLANPPGSVFKLVNAAVALQLGAITPQTGFRCDQSLISCVHHHPAGKNLTLGLQYSCNPYFYQVMRNIISRVPDSLATDTVAARHANLAQWRRYVRSFGLDSVLGVDVPHEAPGFLPTPAYYDKVRRTTHWTYRSIYSLSIGQGEINLTGLQMANMAAIIANRGWYIRPHLVRSVGDSGPLPRFTKKHYTLVDSANLAALVPGMIAVMQRGGTAETSSLADVGITVAGKTGTVQNDEGDDHATFVGFAPANNPRIAVAVYLENAGFGATAAAPCAVMVMEKYLRGSIAPKRKRWESRIKRRAKIED; translated from the coding sequence ATGACTCTTGCCCCCTGGAAAACCTGCCTCGTTGCCTGCGTGCTGATGCTGACGGCCTGTTCATCGCCGGCGCAGCAGGCCGAGGTGCTGGTGCCGGATTCCTCCCTGGGGCCCCTCACCCCGCGCCGCGACGTATCGGAAGCGCCCTGGCGGGGCCGCGTGCTCGACCGCAACGATTCCGTGCTGGTGGCCACCCGGCCGGTGTACCTGCTCACCCTGCCGGTGCGCCCGCCGCTCGACTCCGCCGGCCTCAACCGCCTGCTGGGCTGGCGCGACAGTGCCTTGTGGCACCGCATTAGCGCAGCTCTGCCCTACGAAGGCGCCCGCCCCAAGGGAGGCGTGAAATTGCTGCTTACCAACGCGGAAGCCGAAAAAATACGCAAGCGCCAGAAGGAGTGGCCCATGCTCAGGCTCACGCAGCAAACCATGCGCACCTATACCACGAGCACGGGAGCACCCGTGCTTGGCTACGCCGCTGACCAGGCGCAGGCTTTCCTGCGCTCGGCCCAACGTTACCGTCGGGGCCGGTTCTACCGCCTGCGCAACGGTGGCGTCGAGAGCTACTACAACGGCCTGCTCAACGGCCGCCGCGGCATTCGGCACCCGCTCCTCGACTCCACGGGCCAGGAGCGCGGCAACTGGGCCGCCGACACCGCGTTTCAGCAAGGCCAGGACCTCCATCTGAGCCTCGATGCCCGGCTGCAGGCCTATGCCGAAAGCCTGATTGGCGGCCGCAAGGGCTACCTCGTAGCCCTCGACCCGCGCACCGGCGAAATTCTCTGCTTCGTATCAGGCCCCACGTTTTCGGCCCGCACCCTCACCGCGCCCGACCAGGCCGGCGTGCGCGCCAAGCTGCTGGAAAGCGAAGACATGCCCCTGATGAACCGGCCCGCCATGCTGGCCAACCCGCCGGGCTCGGTTTTTAAGCTCGTGAATGCCGCCGTGGCCCTGCAGCTGGGAGCTATCACGCCCCAAACCGGCTTTCGCTGCGACCAGTCGCTCATCAGCTGCGTGCACCACCACCCGGCCGGTAAAAACCTCACCCTAGGCCTGCAGTACAGCTGCAATCCCTATTTCTACCAGGTGATGCGCAATATCATCAGCCGCGTGCCCGACAGTCTGGCCACCGACACCGTGGCCGCCCGCCACGCCAACTTGGCCCAGTGGCGCCGCTACGTGCGGTCCTTCGGGCTCGACTCCGTGCTGGGCGTGGATGTGCCGCACGAAGCCCCCGGCTTCCTGCCCACCCCGGCCTACTACGACAAGGTCCGCCGCACCACGCACTGGACCTACCGTTCCATTTATTCGCTCAGCATCGGGCAGGGCGAAATCAATCTCACCGGCCTGCAAATGGCCAATATGGCCGCCATCATCGCCAACCGGGGCTGGTACATCCGGCCGCACCTGGTGCGCAGCGTGGGCGACAGCGGCCCGCTGCCCCGCTTCACCAAAAAGCACTACACCCTGGTCGATAGCGCCAACCTGGCCGCCCTCGTCCCCGGCATGATTGCCGTGATGCAGCGCGGCGGCACCGCCGAAACCTCCAGTCTGGCTGATGTAGGCATCACCGTGGCCGGCAAAACTGGCACCGTGCAAAACGACGAAGGCGACGACCACGCCACCTTCGTCGGCTTCGCCCCCGCCAACAACCCGCGCATTGCCGTGGCCGTGTACCTCGAAAATGCCGGTTTCGGGGCCACCGCCGCCGCCCCCTGCGCCGTGATGGTGATGGAGAAATACCTGAGGGGCAGCATCGCGCCCAAGCGCAAGCGTTGGGAGTCGCGCATCAAGCGCCGCGCTAAGATTGAGGATTAG
- a CDS encoding organic hydroperoxide resistance protein produces the protein MKIEKIFTAQALAKGGRDGQISSNNNVLNLTLSTPKEMGGPGKTGATNPEQLFAAGYAACFEGALGVAARQAKVRLENVTVEALIGFGQAEDGGYGISADLHVNLPGFEQKQAEELVEAAHGICPYSRATKGNIEVSLTTTTNA, from the coding sequence ATGAAAATCGAAAAAATCTTCACTGCCCAGGCTTTGGCCAAAGGCGGCCGCGACGGCCAAATTAGCTCCAACAACAACGTTCTTAACCTGACCCTGAGCACGCCCAAAGAGATGGGCGGCCCCGGCAAAACCGGCGCTACCAACCCCGAGCAGCTGTTTGCCGCCGGCTACGCAGCCTGCTTCGAAGGCGCGCTGGGCGTGGCCGCCCGCCAGGCCAAAGTGCGCCTGGAAAACGTGACCGTGGAAGCCCTCATTGGCTTCGGCCAAGCGGAGGACGGCGGCTACGGCATCTCGGCCGATTTGCACGTAAACCTGCCCGGCTTCGAACAGAAGCAGGCCGAGGAGCTGGTGGAAGCCGCTCACGGCATCTGCCCCTATTCGCGCGCTACCAAAGGCAACATTGAGGTGAGCCTTACCACCACGACCAACGCCTAA
- the dapF gene encoding diaminopimelate epimerase — translation MQFHKYQGTGNDFVMIDDRVHAFNETDQPLIAQLCDRRFGIGADGLILLRNKPDFDFEMVYFNADGRPSSMCGNGGRCTVAFAKYLGLIGDETHFLAVDGPHEARVEPDGTVRLRMIDVAAAQKAGVGEADVFLHTGSPHHIHFLDPEGGQKLVDFDVYGIGHDIRHDSAYDPAGTNVNFVEIPADPAQPWPVRTYERGVEDETLSCGTGVTAVALAASQRGAASPVRLQTMGGELEVSFEQRPDGGFENVWLSGPAVRVFGGEV, via the coding sequence ATGCAATTCCATAAATACCAGGGCACCGGCAATGACTTCGTCATGATTGACGACCGTGTCCATGCTTTCAATGAAACCGACCAGCCGCTGATTGCCCAGCTCTGCGACCGCCGCTTCGGCATTGGGGCCGATGGCCTGATTCTGCTGCGCAACAAGCCTGATTTCGATTTCGAAATGGTGTACTTCAACGCCGATGGCCGCCCCAGCTCCATGTGCGGCAACGGCGGCCGCTGCACCGTGGCCTTTGCCAAATACCTCGGCCTCATCGGCGACGAAACCCATTTTCTGGCCGTGGATGGCCCCCACGAAGCCCGCGTGGAGCCCGACGGCACTGTGCGCCTGCGCATGATTGATGTAGCCGCTGCCCAGAAAGCCGGGGTAGGGGAGGCCGACGTTTTCCTGCACACCGGCTCGCCCCACCACATTCATTTCCTCGACCCTGAAGGCGGTCAAAAACTGGTAGATTTCGACGTGTACGGCATCGGCCACGACATCCGCCACGACTCGGCCTACGACCCGGCCGGCACCAACGTCAACTTCGTGGAAATTCCCGCCGACCCCGCCCAGCCCTGGCCCGTGCGCACCTACGAGCGCGGCGTGGAAGACGAAACCCTGAGCTGCGGTACCGGCGTAACGGCCGTGGCCCTGGCTGCCTCGCAACGCGGCGCGGCCTCGCCCGTGCGCCTGCAAACCATGGGCGGCGAACTGGAAGTAAGCTTCGAGCAGCGTCCCGACGGTGGCTTCGAAAACGTATGGCTGAGTGGCCCGGCGGTGCGGGTTTTCGGCGGGGAGGTGTAA
- a CDS encoding type 1 glutamine amidotransferase domain-containing protein: protein MKIAMILTSHDELGNTGHKTGFWLEEFAAPYYTFIDAGADVTLASPKGGQPPLDPKSDDPSAQTDATKRFKADTAAQQALASTVTLDTIKAEDFDAVFYPGGHGPLWDLAEDKKSIAFIEAMYNAGKPVAAVCHAPGVLRHVKAANGEPLVKGKSVAGFTNTEEEAVQLTNVVPFLVEDMLKENGGQYSKGADWQPYVVSAGNLITGQNPASSEKAAEELLAMLKK from the coding sequence ATGAAAATTGCAATGATTTTGACCTCGCACGACGAGCTCGGCAACACCGGCCACAAAACCGGTTTCTGGCTCGAAGAATTCGCCGCGCCTTACTACACCTTCATCGATGCCGGCGCTGATGTTACGCTCGCTTCGCCCAAAGGCGGCCAGCCGCCCCTCGACCCCAAAAGCGACGACCCCAGCGCCCAGACCGATGCCACCAAGCGCTTCAAGGCCGACACCGCCGCCCAGCAAGCCCTGGCCAGCACGGTGACGCTCGACACCATCAAGGCCGAAGATTTTGACGCCGTGTTCTACCCCGGCGGCCACGGCCCCCTGTGGGATTTGGCCGAAGACAAGAAGTCCATTGCCTTCATCGAAGCCATGTACAACGCCGGCAAGCCGGTAGCCGCCGTGTGCCACGCCCCCGGCGTGCTGCGCCACGTGAAAGCCGCCAACGGCGAGCCGCTGGTGAAAGGCAAGTCGGTAGCCGGCTTCACCAACACTGAAGAAGAGGCCGTGCAGCTGACCAACGTAGTGCCTTTCCTGGTGGAAGACATGCTGAAAGAAAACGGCGGCCAGTACTCGAAAGGCGCCGACTGGCAGCCCTACGTCGTATCGGCCGGCAACCTGATTACGGGCCAGAACCCCGCCTCGTCGGAGAAAGCCGCTGAAGAGCTGCTGGCGATGCTGAAGAAGTAG
- a CDS encoding putative quinol monooxygenase, with protein sequence MSSNKSIICVAAHFQAQAGQEETVRQLLLQAAAAVRADEPGNLVYTAHQDPKEPTKFFIYEQYADQAALEAHRDSAHYQELVVKQIGPLLAERAVTFYQLLD encoded by the coding sequence ATGTCCTCCAACAAATCCATTATCTGCGTAGCGGCCCACTTCCAGGCCCAGGCCGGCCAGGAAGAAACCGTGCGCCAGCTGCTGTTACAAGCCGCCGCCGCCGTGCGGGCCGATGAGCCCGGCAACCTGGTGTACACCGCGCACCAGGACCCGAAAGAGCCCACTAAGTTCTTCATCTACGAGCAATACGCCGACCAGGCGGCCCTCGAAGCCCACCGCGACTCGGCCCACTACCAAGAGCTGGTGGTGAAGCAGATAGGGCCGCTGCTGGCCGAGCGCGCCGTCACTTTTTACCAGCTGCTGGACTAA
- a CDS encoding NADP-dependent oxidoreductase: protein MKTQAILLASRPQGEPTAEQFQFETRETPALAAGQVLLKTRYVSVDPYMRGRMSAAKSYVAPFEVGQPIAGGVVAEVIESQSPDLAVGTTVVGNLLWQEFSVADAKTLNPVPVDKAPASYFLGLLGMPGLTAYFGLLDICQPKAGETVVVSGAAGAVGLIVGQLAKIQGCRVVGTAGSDEKVAHLKALGFDEAINYKTTPDIAKALAAAAPNGVDCYFDNVGGAITDAVYDLLNKHARIALCGQISTYNATETPTGPRPEGKLLKTSTKLQGFIVSDYYSRWPEGVAKLTEWYAAGQLKGEETITEGFDQIPAAFMGLFKGENTGKAVVKVA from the coding sequence ATGAAAACGCAAGCCATTCTGCTCGCCAGCCGCCCCCAGGGCGAGCCCACGGCCGAGCAATTCCAGTTCGAAACCCGCGAAACGCCTGCCCTTGCCGCCGGCCAGGTGCTGCTGAAAACGCGGTACGTGTCCGTCGACCCCTACATGCGGGGCCGGATGAGCGCGGCAAAATCGTACGTGGCACCGTTTGAAGTGGGCCAGCCGATTGCGGGCGGTGTAGTAGCCGAGGTCATTGAAAGCCAAAGCCCGGACTTGGCCGTAGGCACCACCGTAGTGGGCAACCTGCTTTGGCAGGAATTCAGCGTGGCCGATGCCAAAACACTGAACCCCGTGCCGGTAGATAAAGCCCCTGCCAGCTACTTCCTGGGCCTGCTGGGCATGCCCGGCCTCACGGCCTATTTTGGCCTGCTCGACATCTGCCAGCCCAAGGCCGGCGAAACGGTGGTGGTATCCGGCGCGGCCGGGGCCGTGGGCCTGATTGTGGGCCAGCTGGCCAAAATTCAGGGCTGCCGGGTGGTTGGCACGGCGGGCTCCGACGAAAAGGTGGCCCACCTCAAAGCCCTGGGCTTTGACGAAGCCATCAACTATAAAACCACGCCCGACATTGCCAAAGCCCTGGCCGCCGCCGCCCCCAACGGCGTGGACTGCTACTTCGACAACGTGGGCGGGGCCATCACCGACGCCGTGTACGACCTGCTGAACAAGCACGCCCGCATTGCCCTATGCGGTCAGATTTCGACCTACAACGCTACCGAAACGCCCACCGGCCCCCGCCCCGAAGGCAAGCTCCTGAAAACCAGCACTAAGCTGCAGGGCTTCATCGTGAGCGACTACTACAGCCGCTGGCCCGAGGGCGTGGCCAAGCTCACGGAGTGGTACGCCGCCGGCCAGCTGAAAGGCGAGGAAACCATTACGGAAGGCTTCGACCAGATTCCGGCCGCTTTCATGGGCTTATTTAAGGGTGAGAACACCGGCAAGGCCGTGGTAAAAGTGGCGTAA
- a CDS encoding IS5 family transposase translates to MEVLSKDMIRQWILPALTFSAHGRPSVVEPAELVEAILYKLKSGCQWRLLPVKQFFTGASLTWQGVYARFNAWRKDGSWQGVWLRLLRENGAHLDCSSVQLDGSHTPAKNGGEAVGYQGRKKARTTTALFLADNRGQPLACASPQAGNHHDTHQLNALFGEICASLEAANIPVAGLFLNADKAFDTQGFRQECARRDIEANIPRNRRAADWQTDDDTFFDPELYRRRVVVEHANAWLDGFKTLLVRYETSVGNWLAWHWLAFVVIFLRKINQKPTF, encoded by the coding sequence ATGGAAGTCCTGTCCAAAGATATGATTCGCCAATGGATTCTGCCCGCGCTCACCTTCTCCGCCCATGGCCGCCCCTCGGTCGTGGAGCCGGCCGAGTTGGTGGAAGCCATTCTCTACAAACTCAAAAGCGGCTGTCAATGGCGATTGTTGCCTGTTAAACAGTTTTTTACGGGCGCATCGCTGACCTGGCAGGGCGTGTACGCCCGCTTTAATGCGTGGCGCAAGGACGGGTCCTGGCAAGGGGTATGGCTCCGCTTGTTGCGCGAAAACGGGGCCCATCTGGACTGTTCCAGCGTCCAACTCGACGGCAGCCACACGCCCGCCAAGAACGGCGGGGAGGCCGTCGGCTATCAGGGCCGCAAGAAAGCCCGTACCACCACAGCCCTCTTCTTGGCCGATAACCGGGGACAACCGCTGGCCTGCGCCAGCCCGCAGGCGGGCAACCACCACGACACCCACCAGCTCAACGCCTTGTTCGGGGAAATCTGCGCCTCGCTCGAAGCGGCTAATATTCCCGTCGCCGGGCTGTTTCTGAACGCCGACAAAGCCTTTGACACCCAAGGCTTTCGTCAGGAATGCGCCCGGCGCGACATCGAGGCCAACATTCCCCGCAACCGCCGCGCCGCCGACTGGCAGACCGACGACGACACCTTTTTCGACCCCGAACTCTACCGCCGCCGCGTCGTGGTCGAACACGCCAACGCCTGGCTCGACGGCTTTAAAACCTTGCTCGTGCGCTACGAAACCAGCGTCGGCAATTGGCTGGCCTGGCACTGGCTCGCCTTCGTCGTCATCTTTTTGCGAAAAATTAATCAAAAGCCGACTTTCTAA
- a CDS encoding class I SAM-dependent methyltransferase, whose protein sequence is MYDFLTTSPWPDYELIDSGNFQKLERFGQYILARPEPQAIWDPHLPLKEWKKADAAFARAPGSTEKGQWRLKPDMPEQWVIAYERPDGLKLKFRLGLSSFKHVGLFPEQDPNWQFIYNQTKKRRAKLPRVLNLFAYTGAATLAARAAGADVTHLDSVKQVNFWARDNMEASQLDGVRWLVEDAMKYVRREVKRGSKYQGLILDPPAYGRGPNGEKWQLEDELNEMLKLSQQLLDPEDHFFVVNLYSLGFSALILDNLTTAIFPGEKAVRELGEIYLHDAGQRKLPLGTFCRFAV, encoded by the coding sequence ATGTACGATTTCCTCACCACCTCGCCCTGGCCCGACTACGAGCTAATTGATTCCGGCAACTTCCAGAAGCTCGAACGCTTTGGCCAATACATCCTGGCCCGCCCCGAGCCGCAAGCCATCTGGGACCCGCACTTGCCCCTCAAGGAATGGAAAAAGGCCGATGCGGCCTTCGCCCGTGCGCCCGGCTCCACCGAAAAGGGCCAGTGGCGCCTCAAGCCCGACATGCCCGAGCAGTGGGTCATTGCCTACGAGCGGCCCGATGGCCTGAAGCTGAAATTCCGGCTGGGCCTGTCCTCGTTTAAGCACGTGGGCCTGTTTCCGGAGCAGGACCCCAACTGGCAGTTCATCTATAATCAGACGAAAAAGCGCCGCGCCAAATTGCCGCGCGTGCTCAACCTGTTTGCCTACACGGGCGCGGCCACGCTGGCCGCCCGCGCCGCCGGCGCCGACGTCACGCACCTCGATTCGGTGAAGCAGGTGAACTTCTGGGCCCGCGACAACATGGAAGCCAGCCAGCTCGACGGCGTGCGCTGGCTCGTGGAAGACGCCATGAAGTACGTGCGGCGCGAAGTGAAGCGCGGCAGCAAGTATCAGGGCCTCATCCTCGACCCGCCCGCCTACGGCCGGGGCCCCAACGGTGAGAAATGGCAGCTCGAAGACGAGTTGAACGAAATGCTCAAGCTCAGCCAGCAGCTCCTCGACCCAGAGGACCATTTCTTTGTGGTGAACCTGTACTCGCTGGGCTTCTCAGCCCTGATTCTCGATAATCTGACTACCGCCATTTTCCCCGGCGAGAAGGCCGTGCGCGAGCTGGGCGAGATTTACCTGCACGATGCCGGGCAGCGCAAGCTGCCGCTGGGCACGTTCTGCCGGTTTGCCGTGTGA